A stretch of the Polyangiaceae bacterium genome encodes the following:
- a CDS encoding SGNH/GDSL hydrolase family protein yields the protein MKTTPILTACWMVAATSIGAFGCSGDAQTTAATGVGGSVTTGTGGEAGAGGAPTGSGGTGGMTGSSSSSASSSSSSSSSTSSASSSSGMGGAGGAGGAGGGGGGGGAGGGGGAGGGGPLTASQCYANVFVNGQSAGPNYDQFNPIIGSHCFGTNHQDITGIERVVFLGDSVTVGTPPTLSADYYRSQLADKLAQKFSLAAPNQLWKTVNFIDGVSLLEESGPFASCSKWGARTDDFLMGGGQIAKCFESDKLSKRTLVITTMGGNDIASLTKDAGDGATQMELWNKAQTFVQYMRDTMAWFYTPGRFPNGIFVVFANNYEFTDGTADVQTCDVSGLAGFDKPVPAPEQLKEIIIWVNEQYMGIAKEFNSDMIFLLEEFCGHGFENENPQAPCYRGPGTPRWFDLTCIHPNPAGHDHITDMFMAVVNE from the coding sequence ATGAAGACGACACCGATTCTTACTGCTTGTTGGATGGTCGCAGCAACGTCGATTGGAGCTTTCGGGTGCTCGGGAGATGCACAGACGACCGCAGCCACAGGGGTGGGCGGGTCCGTGACGACGGGCACGGGGGGTGAAGCCGGGGCTGGCGGAGCGCCGACGGGATCTGGCGGCACTGGCGGCATGACGGGATCGAGCAGCAGCTCGGCAAGCAGTTCGTCGAGCAGCAGCAGCAGCACGAGCTCGGCAAGCAGTTCGAGTGGTATGGGCGGCGCTGGCGGCGCTGGCGGAGCTGGCGGAGGTGGCGGAGGTGGCGGTGCCGGTGGCGGAGGTGGCGCGGGTGGTGGCGGGCCGCTGACGGCATCGCAATGTTACGCCAACGTCTTCGTCAACGGTCAATCCGCGGGTCCGAATTACGATCAATTCAATCCAATCATCGGATCGCATTGCTTCGGGACGAATCATCAGGACATCACGGGCATCGAGCGGGTGGTGTTCTTGGGTGATTCCGTGACGGTGGGGACACCACCGACGTTGTCAGCCGATTATTATCGTTCGCAGCTCGCGGACAAACTGGCGCAGAAGTTCAGTCTAGCAGCACCAAACCAGCTCTGGAAGACAGTGAATTTCATCGATGGGGTGTCGCTGCTCGAGGAGTCCGGGCCGTTCGCGAGCTGTTCCAAGTGGGGCGCGCGCACGGACGATTTCCTCATGGGAGGCGGGCAAATCGCGAAATGCTTCGAATCCGACAAACTGAGCAAGCGGACGCTCGTGATTACGACGATGGGCGGTAACGACATTGCTTCCTTGACGAAAGATGCAGGCGACGGCGCAACGCAGATGGAGCTATGGAACAAGGCGCAAACGTTCGTGCAATACATGCGCGACACGATGGCGTGGTTCTATACGCCCGGACGTTTTCCGAATGGGATCTTCGTCGTTTTCGCGAACAATTACGAATTCACGGACGGAACGGCCGACGTGCAAACGTGTGACGTGTCGGGTCTGGCTGGCTTCGACAAACCCGTCCCAGCGCCCGAACAGCTCAAAGAAATCATCATTTGGGTGAACGAGCAATACATGGGCATCGCAAAGGAATTCAATTCGGACATGATTTTCCTGCTCGAGGAATTCTGCGGGCATGGGTTCGAGAATGAAAACCCGCAA